A stretch of Cryptococcus neoformans var. neoformans JEC21 chromosome 10 sequence DNA encodes these proteins:
- a CDS encoding fumarate reductase (NADH), putative: MSKVKVIIVGGGLSGLSAAHTVLERGGNVLLLDKNSFMGGNSTKATSGINGANTQAQQTLGIPDTSAKFFADTKKSARELARDDLIRVLTYKSGDAVNWLIERFNLDLSKVSRLGGHSEKRTHRGTQQFPGMTITYALMEKLEDMAAQHPDRVKILKKAKVTKLLQEDGKVIGVDYERDGKHYTEYGPVVLATGGYAADFTADSLLQQYRPEYYNLPTTNGDHCTGDGHKMAMLIGAKGIDLEKVQVHPTGLVDPKDPDAKVKFLAAEALRGVGGLLINRDGERFVDELEHRDYVTGKMWENDKFPVRLVLNSTSSKEIEWHCKHYVGRGLMKKFNSGEELAKEIGCSPEALKKTFDDHNRYAKNPGTDPFGKKFFSGGDFSMSDTYHAAIMTPVLHYTMGGLEIGINAAVHNANGGEVEGLYACGELAGGVHGANRLGGSSLLGCVVFGRVAGDSVSSYLLSSLANTDANVKAAKRLGTINNHLVETKIKLDPESKALQLSFSWGDETGDQNQKDAGGAQVPASSAPGQKGDRTAAEIEPEALPTPPAKKGSDKGDKKEYTLEEVAKHNTEKDCWVVIGGQVLDVTNFLEDHPGGVKAIMLYAGRDATEEFDMIHPPNAIAKYAPDTVIGTIKS; encoded by the exons ATGTCCAAAGTGAAGGTCATCATCGTAGGCGGCGGCCTTTCAGGTCTTTCCGCTGCCCATACAGTCCTCGAGCGAGGAGGGAATGTC TTACTGCTCGATAAGAACAGTTTCATGGGCGGAAACTCGACCAAAGCTACGAGTGGTATTAACGGTGCCAATACCCAG GCTCAACAA ACACTCGGTATCCCCGACACCTCTGCAAAGTT TTTCGCAGACACCAAGAAATCCGCTCGAGAGCTCGCTAGAGACGACCTCATCCGTGTGCTCACCTATAAATCCGGCGATGCAGTCAATTGGCTCATCGAGCGGTTCAACCTTGATCTAAGTAAGGTTTCCCGACTTGGGGGTCATTCAGAGAAGAGGACGCATAGAGGTACACAGCAGTTCCCCGGAATGACGATTACTTATGCTTTGATGGAAAAG CTCGAGGATATGGCAGCACAACACCCTGATAGAGTCAAGATTCTCAAGAAAGCCAAGGTCACCAAGCTCTTGCAAGAGGATGGTAAAGTTATTGGGGTCGATTACGAGCGGGATGGTAAACAT TACACTGAATACGGCCCCGTCGTACTTGCAACAGGAGGGTACGCAGCGGATTTCACGGCAGACTCGTTACTCCAGCAGTATCGACCAGAATATTACAACCTT CCAACAACAAACGGCGACCACTGCACCGGCGACGGCCACAAAATGGCCATGCTCATCGGTGCCAAAGGCATCGACCTCGAGAAAGTCCAAGTTCACCCGACCGGGCTCGTGGACCCGAAAGACCCTGATGCAAAAGTGAAGTTCCTTGCTGCGGAAGCACTGAGAGGCGTGGGAGGCTTGTTGATCAATAGAGACGGGGAGAGATTTGTAGATGAGTTGGAGCATAGAGATTATGTGACGGGGAAGATGTGGGAGAATGacaag TTCCCAGTCCGCCTTGTGCTGAACAGCACGTCAAGCAAAGAGATTGAATGGCACTGCAAACACTACGTCGGGAGGGGACTTATGAAAAAGTTCAACAGCGGAGAAGAGTTGGCAAAAGAGATTGGGTGTAGTCCCGaggctttgaagaagactt TCGACGATCATAATAGATACGCCAAGAACCCGGGTACTGATCCATTTGGCAAAAAG TTCTTCTCTGGCGGCGACTTTTCCATGTCGGACACTTACCACGCCGCTATCATGACCCCCGTATTGCACTACACCATGGGCGGTCTCGAAATCGGTATCAACGCCGCCGTCCACAATGCTAATGGtggagaggtggaaggCCTCTACGCTTGTGGCGAACTTGCAGGCGGTGTCCATGGAGCAAACCGGTTGGGTGGGAGTAGTCTTCT GGGTTGCGTCGTGTTTGGTCGTGTAGCAGGCGATTCCGTCTCTTCGtacctcctttcctctctcgCCAACACTGATGCGAATGTGAAAGCGGCCAAGCGACTCGGTACGATCAACAACCATCTCGTTGAGACCAAGATTAAGCTAGACCCAGAGTCAAAGGCTTTGCAGCTATCCTTCTCTTGGGGAGATGAGACCGGCGACCAGAATCAGAAGGATGCTGGTGGTGCCCAAGTCCCAGCGAGTAGCGCTCCGGGTCAAAAAGGGGACCGCACAGCCGCAGAAATCGAACCCGAGGCCCTTCCGACCCCACCCGCTAAAAAAGGTTCTGACAAGGGCGATAAGAAGGAGTATACCCTTGAAGAGGTTGCGAAGCACAATACTGAGAAGGATTGCTGGGTGGTGATCGGTGGTCAAGTCTTGGATGTTACCAA TTTCTTGGAAGATCACC CTGGCGGTGTGAAAGCAATCATGCTCTACGCAGGCAGGGATGCTACTGA GGAGTTTGATATGATCCACCCCCCTAATGCGATTGCGAAGTATGCGCCCGATACTG TTATCGGAACCATCAAGTCGTAA
- a CDS encoding g2/mitotic-specific cyclin cdc13, putative, with protein sequence MPSGIPTRRVRLVDENAPPPPGAVVTRTRSRALASTTSTATNVKPTTTSIPMMKRQRSTISSENKIVDKSDVRRNALGEVRNGKGGEKEKESGKGKVVAIERKPLATTQAKAQRVTRSASAQPVMGVKDGDKKRKAVITSKIPSRSRSTGAEPAQVEVKPTIKTEEEPVRKRRKTSSPVVEVGEDGPTVDGKELLLSSGSKNATAFRSPKIKAKDDGWTDLDAEDEGDPTMVSEYVVEAFKYMMDIQGQTMPDPEYMDNQAELQWKMRQILMDWIIEVHSKFRLLPETLFIATNLVDRFLSKRVISLVKFQLVGLTALFIASKYEEVCCPGVEHFLHMSDGGYTVEELLKAERYMLSTLQFDMSYPNPLNFIRRISKADGYDIQSRTVAKYLVEISCVDHRLLGYTPSMLAAASMWLARLCLERGEWNANLVHYSTYSEDEIRPCAQVMLDHILDPDFDESTSFYKKYASKKHMKASVYVREWATQLWPASADGSAVERGTELELLKMFLEDEEEENNKGSKRRMKAVDEEEEY encoded by the exons ATGCCTAGTGGTATCCCT ACTCGCCGCGTCCGTCTGGTCGACGAGAATGCCCCACCTCCCCCCGGCGCCGTTGTCACCCGTACGCGTTCTCGGGCTTTGGCCTCCACCACTTCTACTGCCACCAACGTGAAACCGACCACCACCTCTATCCCTATGATGAAACGACAACGCTCCACTATCTCATCCGAAAACAAGATTGTCGACAAGTCTGATGTGAGGCGTAATGCTCTTGGTGAGGTACGGAATGGCAAGGGcggagaaaaggagaaggagagtgggaagggaaaggtcGTGGCAATCGAACGAAAGCCGTTGGCGACGACTCAGGCAAAGGCGCAAAGAGTCACACGTTCAGCGTCTGCTCAGCCGGTAATGGGTGTCAAGGATGGAGATAAGAAGCGAAAGGCTGTCATTACCAGCAAAATTCCGTCTCGTTCTCGATCGACCGGTGCTGAACCTGCTCAAGTCGAAGTGAAACCCACTATCAAGACTGAAGAGGAGCCTGTTCGTAAGCGTCGGAAAACGTCGAGCCCCGTTGTAGaagttggagaggatggacCAACAgtggatggaaaggaatTGCTGTTGTCAAGTGGAAGCAAAAATGCGACAGCCTTCAGGTCACCCAAGATTAAAGCCAAGGATGACGGATGGACGGATCTGGATGCTGAGGACGAAGGGGACCCAACAATGGTCAGCGAATATGTCGTTGAAGCTTTTAAGTACATGATGGATATCCAA GGCCAAACAATGCCCGATCCCGAGTACATGGACAACCAAGCTGAACTCCAATGGAAGATGCGTCAAATCCTCATGGATTGGATCATCGAAGTCCACTCCAAATTCCGACTCCTCCCCGAaaccctcttcatcgccacCAACCTTGTTGATCgcttcctctccaagcGCGTCATTTCCCTCGTCAAGTTCCAGCTAGTCGGTCTTACCGCCCTCTTTATCGCATCAAAATATGAAGAAGTCTGTTGCCCAGGTGTTGAGCATTTCCTACATATGTCGGACGGAGGATACACCGTCGAGGAATTGCTTAAAGCAGAGCGTTACATGTTGTCCACGTTGCAATTCGACATGTCGTACCCTAACCCGCTCAATTTTATAAGGCGGATCAGTAAAGCCGATGGGTACGATATCCAATCGAGGACGGTTGCAAAGTATCTTGTCGAGATTAGTTGTGTCGACCATCGGCTTTTGGGTTATACACCTAGTATGTTGGCTGCCGCGTCCATGTGGCTCGCGAGATTATGTCTTGAGCGTGGGGAATGG AACGCGAACCTTGTGCACTACTCGACGTATTCCGAAGATGAGATTCGTCCTTGTGCGCAGGTCATGTTGGATCATATTCTCGATCCCGATTTCGACGAGTCTACTTCATTCTACAAAAAG TATGCAAGCAAGAAACACATGAAGGCGAGTGTGTACGTACGCGAATGGGCAACTCAGCTGTGGCCTGCGTCGGCGGATGGGAGTGCAGTTGAGAGGGGCACAGAGCTTGAACTTTTAAAGATGtttttggaggatgaagaggaagagaataACAAGGGGAGtaagaggaggatgaaggcggttgatgaggaagaggagtaTTAA
- a CDS encoding nucleoside-diphosphate kinase, putative — translation MFANSLRQGLRTASRSSARAFSTIPARAPRTNVVGALALGTAVAGYALYETTRSPVMLEGARTIAGEKGTVTERSFVMIKPDGVSRQLVGKIVSRFEERGYKLVAIKSLTPSDALAKEHYADLSARPFYPSLVKYITSGTPVVAMVWEGKDVIRQGRRIVGATNPLDADAGSVRGQYAVSVGRNLIHASDAFESATKEIGLWFAPEELSEYEPIAWPWVMADN, via the exons ATGTTTGCCAACTCTCTCAGACAGG GTCTTCGCACCGCTTCTCGCTCCTCTG CCCGCGCATTCTCAACCATCCCCGCTCGTGCGCCCAGGACCAACGTCGTTGGCGCGCTTGCCCTCGGTACTGCCGTCGCTGGTTATGCCCTTTACGAGA CTACCAGGTCCCCTGTCATGCTTGAAGGCGCGAGGACTATTGCCGGTGAGAAGGGGACCGTCACCGAGAGGTCTTTTGTCATG ATCAAGCCGGATGGTGTCTCCAGGCAACTCGTTGGCAAG ATCGTCTCCCGCTTTGAGG AGCGTGGCTACAAGCTCGTCGC TATCAAATCCCTCACCCCCTCTGACGCCCTCGCCAAAGAACATTACGCCGACCTGTCCGCTCGTCCGTTCTACCCCTCGCTCGTCAAGTATATCACCTCTGGTACGCCTGTCGTGGCGATGGTTTGGGAGGGCAAGGATGTCATCCGTCAGGGT CGCCGAATCGTAGGCGCCACCAACCCGCTCGACGCCGATGCCGGCTCGGTCCGCGGCCAGTACGCCGTCTCCGTCGGTCGGAACTTGATCCACGCCTCTGACGCTTTCGAGTCGGCAACCAAGGAGATTGGACTTTGGTTTGCGCCCGAAGAGTTGTCCGAGTATGAGCCCATTGCTTGG CCTTGGGTCATGGCCGACAACTAG